Genomic DNA from Corynebacterium diphtheriae:
TCACGCGCATGCCCTTGGTGAGGGATTCTGCAACGTTTTCGGCAGCTTGGCGCCAAATGTTGCACTGCAAGAAAACCGCGTCACCATCTACCCACTGGTTCGACTGGGAGTCGTACTTCTTGGGGGTAGAAGCAACACGGAAGCTGGTTACTGCTACACCATTAGGGGTGAAGCGAAGTTCTGGGTCTGCAACGAGATTACCAACAATGGTGACGTTGACTTCGCCTTGTGCCATTTTCTTTGTCCTTTTGATCTAGTGCGCGTTTTGTTGAGGTCGCGCCCCCTCATGACGTGCGGTTAGTTGGTGATTTCTGTGGCCCTGGTGTTCCACAGTTCTTCTAGGATTGCGTCTTCTTGTGGGGTGAGGTTTTCAGGGCGTGGAACTTGGTGCAGTTGTTCCATGGTGGTTGCGCTAGTGATCATGTTTTTGAGCTGTTCGATCAGTTCGGTGTTGTTGACCTCTTGCGCTGGCTGCTGGGTGATTTGTTCTTGCTCTGGCTTTTTAGCCATGAGTTGTGCGCGTACTTGTGCGGCAGACTCAGCGTTGTTTTGGTCCATGCGTTGCGCCGTTGCCTGTACGGTCTGCATTTCTTCTTCCACGTACATGCCTGCTGTGAGAGAACAGATTTTTCGGTGGGCGCCTGCTTCTGCACACTTTCCGAGCATGGTGGTTGGCTTGTCGTTCCACATTTGTGTGTAGCCGCCATCCTTCTTGGTTTGTGCGTACTCATCCCACATCACAACGTGGGTGGTTTCCGCGTCTCCGATACGGATGGTGACAGACGCGGCAACAGGGAAACCCCACTTCTTTAACCAGATTGGGGTTTCGGTTCCATCTTCTTTGAAGAACGTCGCGGGCTGGATGGATACCGATTCATTCCGGGCATCCGCCCAACGGCGGGTGACTTTTCGGAAACCGTCAATACCGGCTTGAACGGTCCACTTGGTTTCCCAGCGCACTGGTTCGCCACGGTAACCACCTGTTTTTGTTTTGCGCCCAATGAGATAGATTTCCTTGGCGAATGGGTCTAATCCGGTGCGATTCGCAACCATTTTGAGCATATCGAGGTCAGCATCTGATGCCTCATCTAGTCCTGCGAGTGCACGAAGCTGGTCACGTTCTTCGGGGGTGTATTTGCTGTTCTCACCCGTACGGTAGACGCCGCGGTCGTTAGTGGTGCCTACAAGATCTTGGCTGTTATCTGTGGTTGAAACTGTGGTGCTCATTTTTCTCCTTGTGGTGGGGTGAAGATGTTTTGCAACAACTACACCCTGTTTTATTGCGGCTAGTTATTTTTTACGACACTTAGCTTCCTGCGCCGCCTTCTTCTTCAGGTAGCGGGAAAAGCTGTTACGCAGGTTTGTCTTCTTGCGGTGGGTTGGCCACTCGGCCATAAGATCACATCCTTGATGGCTTTTACTGGTGTAAAGTATTTTGCAACACTACGTTACAGATTTGCGTATTTTTTCACCAAAGACGCTGGTTTGAACGCCACCTTTGGTGTGCATCCAGCCTCGTACATCTCCGGGTAGATTTTCTTCACAAGTTCAGGCTGTAGGCGCTTTTGTGACACATTCTCATAGATGCGATCATCTTTTAGTTGATCGGCAAATAAGACTTCCACTGTCTTTTTGGTGAATCGGGTGCTGGCGCTAGCAACAACATAGCCGTCGACTTTAAGCTGCCGGTGATCTCCCATCAGGGGGATTAGGGCTTCCTGTTCAAGTTTTTCTTTCTGCTTGATGAGTTCTTCAATTTCAATGCACACTGAGAGATAATCGCTTATCGCGTTGATGGGAACTTCCATTGCGTCGTTAACGGTTGGGGAACCGGTTGCTTTGGTGACCTCGTTGAGTACATCTGTGCTGATTGGTGGAGCTGTGTTGGCGTTAGTGGAATCGAAGAATCGTTTAAGCTCTTGAGTGACATCCGCCCATAGCTCAGAATCAAATTCCAGATGGTAGAACCGTGGAATCGTACTGCCAACCTGTGCGATCACGACCGCACTGTGAATGCCGGAAATGCCCATTTGAGCAAGCACCTGAGCGAACACATCGGCCGGTAGTGGGTCGCCTTCCGCGCCCCACTTCGCATAATCGGTTGAGGTTTTGCACTCCAATATGGTTTGTGTTCCATCGGGGAATGTGGCGACGCGATCAAGAAGGACTTGGTTGGGGAAATCAAGATCAGTGTTCGTGTAACCGACTTCACCATCAGACAGGGCAACACCTTCGTGGTAGCGTGCCCAAAACTTGCACAGTGAGTCTTCGGCATCGTGACCCCAATCGAAGCGTGCTTGTGTCACAGAATCGATAGTGTCTTCTTTGAGAATGTCGTTCATTCCTAGATGGATGTCGGCTCGGGTTTGGTATTGGCTTAGCCCGAGGATGGCGGGGACTTTTGATGCGGTGATGGCCTTGCGCCATTCGGTGGCTCCTGGGGTGAGCGGTGTTGTGACGAGTGTGGATGGCATGTGGCACCTCCTTGTCCGGTCGAGGGGGGATCGTGGTGTTTTTGTTGCAAAGTATTTAGCAACACCTGCTGACAAAAAAGACACTACCCAATATTTGCGGTAGTGTCAAACAAATGTATGTGACCAGTGAAATAAGGGATTTAGTCGTTTTTCTGTTTGAACAGTTCCATGCTAATCATCTCGCGGACCGTGTCTAAATTTTCGGCTAATTCTGGCGCATAGAAGC
This window encodes:
- a CDS encoding RecT family recombinase → MSTTVSTTDNSQDLVGTTNDRGVYRTGENSKYTPEERDQLRALAGLDEASDADLDMLKMVANRTGLDPFAKEIYLIGRKTKTGGYRGEPVRWETKWTVQAGIDGFRKVTRRWADARNESVSIQPATFFKEDGTETPIWLKKWGFPVAASVTIRIGDAETTHVVMWDEYAQTKKDGGYTQMWNDKPTTMLGKCAEAGAHRKICSLTAGMYVEEEMQTVQATAQRMDQNNAESAAQVRAQLMAKKPEQEQITQQPAQEVNNTELIEQLKNMITSATTMEQLHQVPRPENLTPQEDAILEELWNTRATEITN
- a CDS encoding YqaJ viral recombinase family protein, which translates into the protein MPSTLVTTPLTPGATEWRKAITASKVPAILGLSQYQTRADIHLGMNDILKEDTIDSVTQARFDWGHDAEDSLCKFWARYHEGVALSDGEVGYTNTDLDFPNQVLLDRVATFPDGTQTILECKTSTDYAKWGAEGDPLPADVFAQVLAQMGISGIHSAVVIAQVGSTIPRFYHLEFDSELWADVTQELKRFFDSTNANTAPPISTDVLNEVTKATGSPTVNDAMEVPINAISDYLSVCIEIEELIKQKEKLEQEALIPLMGDHRQLKVDGYVVASASTRFTKKTVEVLFADQLKDDRIYENVSQKRLQPELVKKIYPEMYEAGCTPKVAFKPASLVKKYANL